From Poecilia reticulata strain Guanapo linkage group LG3, Guppy_female_1.0+MT, whole genome shotgun sequence:
ttaaacttaaaaaaaactataccaTTTAGAGAATACAACATTTGCCAAACATTTCTTGCCCTTCTTTTGACcctttacaataaaacaaaaaacaaaaaaaaacagtgcaatgttttgttttccctcagGCTTGTGTCCAAAACACAGCTGTTTAAGCGAGGTACCGACCTGACCAGGGTCTGGTTATGGAGGTCCCACACGGCGATGTTTCCAtcagagcagcaggagaagcAGACCTTGGCATCGGGGCTGATGGCCAGAGCATAGCAGGCCGGAGCAGAGGAAGTGAGCTCAGCCTTGATGCGGGGCGTCTGCGAGGCCAGGTCCCAGATGGTCAGCGTGCTCGCCTCGCCGCCAACGATTAGGGTGCGGCCGTCGGGCAACAGCTTGCAGGAGCGGATGTAATTGTCTCTGTTctggaaaagataaaaaaacgaAAATGGTTGGAATAAATTTGTATACATGTGCAAATtccagatgagaaaaaaaattaataaataagagAAACCAACATATTGCAGTACATCCACTTTTAAGACCTTTTCTTTTACCAGGTGAGGCAGCTGACTTTATCTAGTGAAGATGTGAATGTCAACTTTAACGAGAGACAGTTGGGCTGCCGGCTCCGCAAGAGCAGAAAGACAAATCAACAGCGCCGTAGAAGCTATTGGTCAAATTAAAATGGCACCCTGATGGCTTTATAAAACCAAACTGCACTCTGGACACACCTTAAGGGTGTAGGAGGCCATATGAGCTGAACAGCATGAAGAAACAGAGTCAAAATGAGAAACGGGAGGCAGTTGGGAGAAAGTAATGAGCTGCGTAATGGCAGACAGGGTTGGCCAATCAGAACATCATTACTCagcagggtttttttcccccttcaccAAGGATAATTTCAGCACAGCAGtgagacattttactgaattattCACATCTCTATCTGTTGGGATCTGTGGACAGCTGTAGCGGGATGGAGAGTCAGGCTACATTTAATGCTCAAGAAAAGCCTTAATGTATTACTTTGAGACCTCATTAGCACACTGGGATCCCCTTATGGCTGAAcatcctgaaataaatgtagaGTAAGGCTAACTCCACTCAGTTTCTCCatcttaaaatgtgaaaacatctgATTACCAGGCAGTCAAGTTGGGACACGGGACTCTTGCTGCCCGGCTGACTGATGTCCCAGATCTTGACACAGCCCTTTCCACCAGTGTAGACGTGACGCGTGGGGTTGCTGATGGTGACGGCGCACACCACTTCGCCGTGGCTGAGCGTGTTGATCTGACGAGCGTGGCGCGGGATGCCGGGGCCAATCAGAGCGTCCGGAGGGAAGGGCACGGGCTGCATCTGACCGTCCGCACTCACGTGGAAAGAGTAAGCTCTGGAAACGACAACGGAGATGGAGAGTCAAGTTCTGGGAATAAAATCTACGGTGGTTAAAGAGTGAaagcaaacatgtaaacataCGGTTTTCCTCCTGAAATGGAGGTGAGACTGGCAGGCAGGCCTGGAGCTCGCATGTGAGGATGGGGGTCAAATCCCgcctgcacaaaaaaaattaataaaataagcttaagttTATTTTCAAGTAGAAACAAATCTAGATTTAGACGCCTAAATCTTGAGGAACTGTCAAGCTATAATTTCCAGGAAAATCCCTTGAATTATGCAGATTAAGTCTGACAAACCAGTAACACACTGGAGCCAGAagagcagttcaaagtgctttacatgaattagaaggaaataaaaacaaaacaacaaaaccaaaagaaagacgAAAAGGTaagggtaaaaacaaaaaaaagaaaagttttacacGATTTAAACTAataggagtttctctggatctAAACTTAGATCTCAATTAGTAATATGAATAAGAATAAGTACTCCACGGCCTATAAACAAGTAGAAATTTCTCTGGATCTTAAGTTTGTTCAGGATTAGTGAggcataaaactaaatgttgcttCTCCGTAAATGCTTTATGGCGGTGCAGATGTTTGGAGGAGGATCTTTGTCGCGcctcttttttttacatcttggGTGAAAATTTCAGCATGAAACCTTTGGGACTTACGATTGGTGACCGTCCGTAGGCGGCGGCTGCAGCAGCGCTCATCTGGGGTGAGATGAGACCCGGATAGACGCCGGGGCTGGTCAGCGATCCGTTCATTTCATGATGACCCATCATGGCAAATGGGGAGGCATAAGAACCAGCGATCGACAGGGGAGTGCGGAGGGCCGGGGCAGCTGATGGTGAGAAGGAAATGCCCTTTAACAGATTACTAAACTCTTCCTAGGTTTTAGTTTTATGGATGTTAGTGCAGTAAAACTGTTGTGGCAGTAAAAGGAAAGGTCACAGGAGCCACATAGTGAGACtgtggtagattttttttctctccaagtATTAACAGTGAAACTTGTGTGTACTTGCTTGTTAAAAAGGGAGCTTTGTTAAAGGCAACATAGTGAATAATGAGGAGAACAACTGATTTGTCAGTAATTACCTAGCGCCTCCATGCCGGGCGGTTTTCCCATCGATAAAGGCCGCAGGCCGGGCGTCGTGCTGGTCCCCGGTGTGGGGGCCTCGTTCCTTGGTGTGGGCGTGTTGGACTTTAGGCTCGGTGTCGACGACTTGTCGTtctgaaacagagaaacaatttTGTCCATTTCCAAAGTTTGAGTCGAAAACACCCCACAGGCAGGAAAATCCAGAGTGACAATCTGAGCGGACGGCTTGAGTTAATCCAATCTAACATGGGCGCTCGTCACAGCCATGGTTGTGAGTGTGTGATAGTGTGTCAGGATGAGGGTATAAACCTTTGCTTAGAAGCTGAGCTTGTCAGGACTTATGGAAGATGTTGGCCCaaataactatttattaaaCCCTTGCCAGTTAATGTCAATAAGGGATTGAAAGAAACTGGGTTTTATAATGATGGTAAGAGGAAGTAGTAAGATGTTCACTGTGTTGTTTATCTTCAGCAATGTTCAGTAAAATGCTGTATATGTAGTGAAACATTTGAAGCCAGGTTAAATGTCGGTTCTTATAAGGATGGAAGAGGAGCAGATTATGGACACGGCGAACAGAAACCAGACAGCACATGTCCCTCTGCAGAGACTCTGGGTTATTTACAGCCTCAGAGCAACGGAGAAATGACCATTTACTGGGTAAGCCATAAAGGAGATTGATAGGACTGAGCCATAGAGTTTGATTTCCTGAGAAGATGTCCAACCCCTTTGCTCCCTCAAATCCTGCACAGCAGCCAACTCCTAAGCCTCCGTATTACTCTATCACACAGCCACCCACTTCATTTGACAAATGCTCCTTTAGTCTGTCAGTTCAGGCTTCATCACCTCCACCAGAACCCTCCCTTCTCCCCTCGTTTCATCATCCCGATACACTCACATGGGTGTGGTCCTTCGCCTTGGACGACGGCGTGCTGCCCGAAGATGCGACGGAGGCGGGGCTGTTGGGGGCGGCGTCTTTCTTCAGCACCCGGGACTTATCCAGGCCGTTTTCCGGAGGGGAATGGGCGGGGCTGACTCGAGGGGTGGCTGGGTCCTGCAGAGTTAAACGAGACGGACGGAGTGCAAGACTGAGCAAACAGGCCGGAGGAAAGCCACTGGCATTTACATGTAGGTCAAACAAGCTGGGGCCTCATGTGCAAACACAGATAAATATCCCGATGTATGCTCATGCTCCCCTCCGTGCCCCCCACCTCACACATATGCATGCACTTCTCATTCACCTGTCACAcccttttctctttgtgttctTTGTCTTATATTCTGCATGAATGGCAGAGGGAAATTCACCAAGTAAACAGTCTCAAAGCACACAACCAATATTATGTCAGACGTTTTGGCAACACAGTGAAAGGTGCTGAGGCTTGGACAGACAAAAGAGGGCtgtgtttgggtttttgcaGCCTTCCTGTCTAAGAATGTGGCTGAGCAGCTAAATGCCCGTTTTACCTCGTTGGACACGTCCACCACCAGGTCGTCACTTTTCTCTCCGTCACTGTCCTGAAATAAAGGAGCAACATTAGTAGGAGGGGATTTATTTGACCTACATGCACAAAAACGCATCATTATTTAGATGGATATtaaggctggacaataaatcaataactatATATATTGCcatagacatgtgatcaatacCACCAGTTAATATGTCTGATTGAATATCCAATAATtccactgaactctgatccagaattGCAAGggattctgggggatgtaggcagaggaaaggctttaccTCTCACGCCCAGCTAAGCAAGGTTGGTGACATCAACactctcactctttggttacctagcaacaacttgttgagtaacttgcacagcagcagtttaatgcTTCGCCTCATAacggcttaaaaataaaaatctatgtggaatgaaaactgtggataaaacaggagaGGGCATGAACAAGTTTGGATGCATTtcagagatttaaaacaaaacaaaaaaaactaaccaatAAGTATCAAACGTATTGAAGACAATACGTtcttcagccatattgtccagccctagtATATAGTAATCCAAATTGTAAGTTTGTCTTCTGAAAGGCGAACATTTCATAAAAGAGCCTGAATAAACAGAGGGCTTTTCAAAAACACTCACATATCCTCTGTTGCTGTCTTTGTCGTCCACTTTGCGTTTCTTGGAGTCCAGGCCGTAGTCTGAAGAGCTGCGGTGCTTCTCGCTCGATACCCGCAGGCTGTCTGATGGCGACACCGAGTTATTCTGCCACAAACACACCGACAACGACCGCATGAGACCGGAGTTCTCATCGAGTTACCTTGGCATGCTCTGCTCGTTTTAAATCAGTCTCCACTGGTACATTGTGTACAGTATAGATTTACAGCCTCAGCAAATATGCAACTGAGAATCTTCTTGGAAAACAAATGTGGATAAAGTGTGTCAACATTTCTCCATAGATGTTGGACTCTAAGCCGCTAATGCAGAGCAAAACCGGAGCCGCTGTGTCTTGCATGTCAGCTGTTAATGTTTAAGACATAAATGCGGCTCATGACCAATCATAAAGGGAAGGTAGTATTTTCCTTTGTGGGGTCAGCGATAATATTGACAGTAAAGCAAACGGCACAATGCTGCTGGACTGATTTGGAATTAAAAGGGGGAGTTGAAGAGGATTCTTGGAAAGCTCGGTCCTGTTGCTGCTGCCAAAGCACTGGAGCACAGAGGAAACAGACGAGGCAGCTGAGCAAAACCACAAAGCCACAAAAACACTAACTGGCAAGGTGACTCGTCACGAGTCAAActggagagaaaacatgaactctaaataaaacctgacaaTTTTATGGGCTGCCACTGCGGCCAGGGCAAAAGCCAGTAGAAAACTAGATGAACTTTTTCTAATCAAACTTACTCCGGATTCCCAACACAggtttacaaaacaacaaaaaaatcaaagcgaCTGACAAGAAAATGAACCAGATTAAGAAAAGGGGAAAGAAAGAGGCCA
This genomic window contains:
- the tle3b gene encoding transducin-like enhancer protein 3-B isoform X2 translates to MYPQGRHPAPHQPGQPGFKFTVAESCDRIKDEFQFLQAQYHSLKVEYDKLANEKTEMQRHYVMYYEMSYGLNIEMHKQTEIAKRLNAILAQIMPFLSQEHQQQVAQAVERAKQVTMTELNAIIGVRGLPNLPLTQQLQAQHLSHAAHGPPVQLPPHPSGLQPPGLPPVTGAGSGLLALGALGSQTHLPVKDEKNHHDLEHRGPSSFHSPLAIPLKERESSTNNSVSPSDSLRVSSEKHRSSSDYGLDSKKRKVDDKDSNRGYDSDGEKSDDLVVDVSNEDPATPRVSPAHSPPENGLDKSRVLKKDAAPNSPASVASSGSTPSSKAKDHTHNDKSSTPSLKSNTPTPRNEAPTPGTSTTPGLRPLSMGKPPGMEALAAPALRTPLSIAGSYASPFAMMGHHEMNGSLTSPGVYPGLISPQMSAAAAAAYGRSPIAGFDPHPHMRAPGLPASLTSISGGKPAYSFHVSADGQMQPVPFPPDALIGPGIPRHARQINTLSHGEVVCAVTISNPTRHVYTGGKGCVKIWDISQPGSKSPVSQLDCLNRDNYIRSCKLLPDGRTLIVGGEASTLTIWDLASQTPRIKAELTSSAPACYALAISPDAKVCFSCCSDGNIAVWDLHNQTLVRQFQGHTDGASCIDISHDGTKLWTGGLDNTVRSWDLREGRQLQQHDFTSQIFSLGYCPTGEWLAVGMESSNVEVLHHTKPDKYQLHLHESCVLSLKFAYCGKWFVSTGKDNLLNAWRTPYGASIFQSKESSSVLSCDISADDKYIVTGSGDKKATVYEVIY
- the tle3b gene encoding transducin-like enhancer protein 3-B isoform X6: MYPQGRHPAPHQPGQPGFKFTVAESCDRIKDEFQFLQAQYHSLKVEYDKLANEKTEMQRHYVMYYEMSYGLNIEMHKQTEIAKRLNAILAQIMPFLSQEHQQQVAQAVERAKQVTMTELNAIIGQQQLQAQHLSHAAHGPPVQLPPHPSGLQPPGLPPVTGAGSGLLALGALGSQTHLPVKDEKNHHDLEHRERESSTNNSVSPSDSLRVSSEKHRSSSDYGLDSKKRKVDDKDSNRGYDSDGEKSDDLVVDVSNEDPATPRVSPAHSPPENGLDKSRVLKKDAAPNSPASVASSGSTPSSKAKDHTHNDKSSTPSLKSNTPTPRNEAPTPGTSTTPGLRPLSMGKPPGMEALAAPALRTPLSIAGSYASPFAMMGHHEMNGSLTSPGVYPGLISPQMSAAAAAAYGRSPIAGFDPHPHMRAPGLPASLTSISGGKPAYSFHVSADGQMQPVPFPPDALIGPGIPRHARQINTLSHGEVVCAVTISNPTRHVYTGGKGCVKIWDISQPGSKSPVSQLDCLNRDNYIRSCKLLPDGRTLIVGGEASTLTIWDLASQTPRIKAELTSSAPACYALAISPDAKVCFSCCSDGNIAVWDLHNQTLVRQFQGHTDGASCIDISHDGTKLWTGGLDNTVRSWDLREGRQLQQHDFTSQIFSLGYCPTGEWLAVGMESSNVEVLHHTKPDKYQLHLHESCVLSLKFAYCGKWFVSTGKDNLLNAWRTPYGASIFQSKESSSVLSCDISADDKYIVTGSGDKKATVYEVIY
- the tle3b gene encoding transducin-like enhancer protein 3-B isoform X3; translated protein: MYPQGRHPAPHQPGQPGFKFTVAESCDRIKDEFQFLQAQYHSLKVEYDKLANEKTEMQRHYVMYYEMSYGLNIEMHKQTEIAKRLNAILAQIMPFLSQEHQQQVAQAVERAKQVTMTELNAIIGQQQLQAQHLSHAAHGPPVQLPPHPSGLQPPGLPPVTGAGSGLLALGALGSQTHLPVKDEKNHHDLEHRGPSSFHSPLAIPLKERESSTNNSVSPSDSLRVSSEKHRSSSDYGLDSKKRKVDDKDSNRGYDSDGEKSDDLVVDVSNEDPATPRVSPAHSPPENGLDKSRVLKKDAAPNSPASVASSGSTPSSKAKDHTHNDKSSTPSLKSNTPTPRNEAPTPGTSTTPGLRPLSMGKPPGMEALAAPALRTPLSIAGSYASPFAMMGHHEMNGSLTSPGVYPGLISPQMSAAAAAAYGRSPIAGFDPHPHMRAPGLPASLTSISGGKPAYSFHVSADGQMQPVPFPPDALIGPGIPRHARQINTLSHGEVVCAVTISNPTRHVYTGGKGCVKIWDISQPGSKSPVSQLDCLNRDNYIRSCKLLPDGRTLIVGGEASTLTIWDLASQTPRIKAELTSSAPACYALAISPDAKVCFSCCSDGNIAVWDLHNQTLVRQFQGHTDGASCIDISHDGTKLWTGGLDNTVRSWDLREGRQLQQHDFTSQIFSLGYCPTGEWLAVGMESSNVEVLHHTKPDKYQLHLHESCVLSLKFAYCGKWFVSTGKDNLLNAWRTPYGASIFQSKESSSVLSCDISADDKYIVTGSGDKKATVYEVIY
- the tle3b gene encoding transducin-like enhancer protein 3-B isoform X5 yields the protein MYPQGRHPAPHQPGQPGFKFTVAESCDRIKDEFQFLQAQYHSLKVEYDKLANEKTEMQRHYVMYYEMSYGLNIEMHKQTEIAKRLNAILAQIMPFLSQEHQQQVAQAVERAKQVTMTELNAIIGVRGLPNLPLTQQQLQAQHLSHAAHGPPVQLPPHPSGLQPPGLPPVTGAGSGLLALGALGSQTHLPVKDEKNHHDLEHRERESSTNNSVSPSDSLRVSSEKHRSSSDYGLDSKKRKVDDKDSNRGYDSDGEKSDDLVVDVSNEDPATPRVSPAHSPPENGLDKSRVLKKDAAPNSPASVASSGSTPSSKAKDHTHNDKSSTPSLKSNTPTPRNEAPTPGTSTTPGLRPLSMGKPPGMEALAAPALRTPLSIAGSYASPFAMMGHHEMNGSLTSPGVYPGLISPQMSAAAAAAYGRSPIAGFDPHPHMRAPGLPASLTSISGGKPAYSFHVSADGQMQPVPFPPDALIGPGIPRHARQINTLSHGEVVCAVTISNPTRHVYTGGKGCVKIWDISQPGSKSPVSQLDCLNRDNYIRSCKLLPDGRTLIVGGEASTLTIWDLASQTPRIKAELTSSAPACYALAISPDAKVCFSCCSDGNIAVWDLHNQTLVRQFQGHTDGASCIDISHDGTKLWTGGLDNTVRSWDLREGRQLQQHDFTSQIFSLGYCPTGEWLAVGMESSNVEVLHHTKPDKYQLHLHESCVLSLKFAYCGKWFVSTGKDNLLNAWRTPYGASIFQSKESSSVLSCDISADDKYIVTGSGDKKATVYEVIY
- the tle3b gene encoding transducin-like enhancer protein 3-B isoform X1, whose translation is MYPQGRHPAPHQPGQPGFKFTVAESCDRIKDEFQFLQAQYHSLKVEYDKLANEKTEMQRHYVMYYEMSYGLNIEMHKQTEIAKRLNAILAQIMPFLSQEHQQQVAQAVERAKQVTMTELNAIIGVRGLPNLPLTQQQLQAQHLSHAAHGPPVQLPPHPSGLQPPGLPPVTGAGSGLLALGALGSQTHLPVKDEKNHHDLEHRGPSSFHSPLAIPLKERESSTNNSVSPSDSLRVSSEKHRSSSDYGLDSKKRKVDDKDSNRGYDSDGEKSDDLVVDVSNEDPATPRVSPAHSPPENGLDKSRVLKKDAAPNSPASVASSGSTPSSKAKDHTHNDKSSTPSLKSNTPTPRNEAPTPGTSTTPGLRPLSMGKPPGMEALAAPALRTPLSIAGSYASPFAMMGHHEMNGSLTSPGVYPGLISPQMSAAAAAAYGRSPIAGFDPHPHMRAPGLPASLTSISGGKPAYSFHVSADGQMQPVPFPPDALIGPGIPRHARQINTLSHGEVVCAVTISNPTRHVYTGGKGCVKIWDISQPGSKSPVSQLDCLNRDNYIRSCKLLPDGRTLIVGGEASTLTIWDLASQTPRIKAELTSSAPACYALAISPDAKVCFSCCSDGNIAVWDLHNQTLVRQFQGHTDGASCIDISHDGTKLWTGGLDNTVRSWDLREGRQLQQHDFTSQIFSLGYCPTGEWLAVGMESSNVEVLHHTKPDKYQLHLHESCVLSLKFAYCGKWFVSTGKDNLLNAWRTPYGASIFQSKESSSVLSCDISADDKYIVTGSGDKKATVYEVIY
- the tle3b gene encoding transducin-like enhancer protein 3-B isoform X4, producing MYPQGRHPAPHQPGQPGFKFTVAESCDRIKDEFQFLQAQYHSLKVEYDKLANEKTEMQRHYVMYYEMSYGLNIEMHKQTEIAKRLNAILAQIMPFLSQEHQQQVAQAVERAKQVTMTELNAIIGQQLQAQHLSHAAHGPPVQLPPHPSGLQPPGLPPVTGAGSGLLALGALGSQTHLPVKDEKNHHDLEHRGPSSFHSPLAIPLKERESSTNNSVSPSDSLRVSSEKHRSSSDYGLDSKKRKVDDKDSNRGYDSDGEKSDDLVVDVSNEDPATPRVSPAHSPPENGLDKSRVLKKDAAPNSPASVASSGSTPSSKAKDHTHNDKSSTPSLKSNTPTPRNEAPTPGTSTTPGLRPLSMGKPPGMEALAAPALRTPLSIAGSYASPFAMMGHHEMNGSLTSPGVYPGLISPQMSAAAAAAYGRSPIAGFDPHPHMRAPGLPASLTSISGGKPAYSFHVSADGQMQPVPFPPDALIGPGIPRHARQINTLSHGEVVCAVTISNPTRHVYTGGKGCVKIWDISQPGSKSPVSQLDCLNRDNYIRSCKLLPDGRTLIVGGEASTLTIWDLASQTPRIKAELTSSAPACYALAISPDAKVCFSCCSDGNIAVWDLHNQTLVRQFQGHTDGASCIDISHDGTKLWTGGLDNTVRSWDLREGRQLQQHDFTSQIFSLGYCPTGEWLAVGMESSNVEVLHHTKPDKYQLHLHESCVLSLKFAYCGKWFVSTGKDNLLNAWRTPYGASIFQSKESSSVLSCDISADDKYIVTGSGDKKATVYEVIY